Genomic segment of Campylobacter concisus:
ACGTCGAAAACGCTACGGTAAGAGGAAATATCCGCGGCGGCGCAGGAGACGACGTTATAACTGCCAAAGGAAGTTCTTCGATAAACAATATACTTGGAGACGCTGGAAAAGATACTATAACTTTAGAGGACGGCGCCAAAGTCGTAGGGCAGATAAGAGGCGACACCAAAACTATGAACGATATATACGAAAAGCAGGTAAATCCGGCTTTAGATATAGTAGATAGCGGTGCCGATGCCGATACTATAACTTTAAGCGGTGCGGGAACCAGTGCGCAACATATATTTGGCGGAGACGGTGCTGATATCATCACTGTAAAAAATGGCGCAAAAGTAACAGGAGAAGTAAGGGGCGACGAAGGAGGTGATAAAATAACTGTATCTGGCGACCAAACATATGTTAGCGCTATAAACGGTAGAGGTGGCGATGATACTATCCTAGTAGAAAAGGGCGCAAACGTAGACGGTATAGTCGGAAGATGGGGTAATGATAGTATAACTGTAACCGGAAAGGGTACTACGGTAAAAGAATATATTCACGGCGACGACGGTGACGATACGATTAAAGTTTTGGACGGTGCCGTCGTTAAGGGTGATATTGAAGGTAATGCTGGTAACGATATTATAGAAATCGACGGAGGAGCTAATAAAGAAGGTTTTGTCGGTGGTAAAATTATTAGTGGAGATGGCGATGATATCGTTACAATAAGAAATACAGATCTAAACAAAATAAACAACGACTATAATAAAAACGTTAAAGTAGATACCGGAACTGGAAACGATACCGTAAATTTACATAACGTTGTCGTAAATGATACTAATATCTGGACTAAAGAGGGTGACGATACGGTAAATACGACCGATACTATTTTTAAGACGACAAGTATAACACAAGGAACTGGAATAGGAACTGGAAGCGGTAATGATATTATAAATATAAATTCAGGGTCTAATTTCGAAAGCGGTACGCATATAAGTGCAGGCGAAGGTAATGATAATATCAATATAAATAACGGTGCTCATCTAAACGGAGGTCACGTTTATGGCTACGAAGGCAACGATACTATAAATATAAATTCTGGAGCTACTTTGACGAACTCTTCAGTGCGAGGCAATGAGGGCAATGATACTATAAGTATAGATAACGGAGCTAGTATAAATAATTCCGGTAATATAGCCTTAAACGGGGATGAGGGCAATGATACTTTAGTTTTGAAAAACGGAGCTTCTTCTGGATTTAATAACTTAAATTTTGAAAACAAAGTATCTCTAACTCATACAAACGGGGACGTAAATATAACCGATATGGAAGGCGATAAAACCGTGGATCTATCCCAGTTATCTGCCATAACTGATAACAACGTAAAATCCATCGATAT
This window contains:
- a CDS encoding beta strand repeat-containing protein, coding for YRHTDGRDYLTPDDPTTPSAFQHKDGWYVSNDGKLAIGQDDAKDLAVTSTAKASNYPDDGSVAKIVNPNPNLKVFGSDNADKITVDGAKIESVYGGVGNDNVDLKDGAETIGISGGSGEDKISVDNSKVTSDILGGSEDDIIKVSNNSEVKNIGGNDGMDTINVENATVRGNIRGGAGDDVITAKGSSSINNILGDAGKDTITLEDGAKVVGQIRGDTKTMNDIYEKQVNPALDIVDSGADADTITLSGAGTSAQHIFGGDGADIITVKNGAKVTGEVRGDEGGDKITVSGDQTYVSAINGRGGDDTILVEKGANVDGIVGRWGNDSITVTGKGTTVKEYIHGDDGDDTIKVLDGAVVKGDIEGNAGNDIIEIDGGANKEGFVGGKIISGDGDDIVTIRNTDLNKINNDYNKNVKVDTGTGNDTVNLHNVVVNDTNIWTKEGDDTVNTTDTIFKTTSITQGTGIGTGSGNDIININSGSNFESGTHISAGEGNDNININNGAHLNGGHVYGYEGNDTININSGATLTNSSVRGNEGNDTISIDNGASINNSGNIALNGDEGNDTLVLKNGASSGFNNLNFENKVSLTHTNGDVNITDMEGDKTVDLSQLSAITDNNVKSIDMTGVNGAKLNITAQDVLDANKTTGDTLTVKGGSDDTVHKTDTSSWQNNNDGTYSTTVNGETVSIKIENNITLDL